Proteins found in one Streptococcus criceti HS-6 genomic segment:
- a CDS encoding DUF4064 domain-containing protein yields the protein MNQKTLAKAAGFVGLIGGILTLILRIIKTVIDIGAFSAASFDSDATGSFFATALIFTIFILMIRIAILVFGILGVVKFSKDPRVSVAAPILLIVAFGINIFPLLGGFAADILSITGGILFLVALPKLDQPFIPQNPYPYNGFPNQQSYYQNQGNTTTHFQQEPVWMGTYHQDQGLPAQSNTSVQTNAQNAGSQMAQAFSDPQVSDQTQASLQAQSSNSQKSFATAESYQTPMSTEVPASSDSPEA from the coding sequence ATGAACCAGAAAACTTTAGCTAAAGCTGCCGGTTTCGTTGGCTTAATTGGAGGGATTCTCACCCTTATATTGAGGATTATTAAGACAGTCATCGATATTGGTGCTTTCTCGGCCGCAAGTTTTGACAGCGATGCAACTGGATCCTTTTTCGCAACTGCGCTAATATTTACTATATTCATTTTAATGATTCGTATTGCTATTCTTGTGTTTGGGATTTTAGGAGTCGTTAAATTTTCCAAAGATCCAAGAGTAAGTGTTGCAGCACCAATCTTGTTGATTGTGGCTTTCGGAATTAATATCTTTCCCTTATTGGGCGGATTCGCTGCGGATATCCTATCTATCACCGGAGGAATTCTTTTCCTTGTTGCACTGCCAAAGCTGGATCAGCCTTTTATCCCTCAGAATCCTTACCCCTATAATGGATTTCCCAATCAACAAAGCTACTACCAAAATCAAGGAAATACTACTACTCATTTCCAGCAAGAGCCAGTCTGGATGGGCACTTACCATCAAGACCAAGGACTGCCTGCACAGTCCAACACCAGCGTCCAAACCAATGCGCAAAATGCTGGTTCGCAGATGGCGCAAGCTTTTTCTGACCCACAAGTGTCGGATCAAACTCAGGCTAGCCTTCAAGCACAGTCCTCAAATTCACAAAAGTCTTTTGCAACAGCGGAGTCGTACCAAACGCCAATGTCTACAGAGGTGCCAGCAAGTTCTGATTCGCCAGAGGCCTAA
- the fabF gene encoding beta-ketoacyl-ACP synthase II, translated as MNKNRVVITGYGITSAIGNNPQEFWTSLESGKIGIGPITRFDTSSSQVVNAGQVQNFPFDKYFGQEDLDKKDLSGLYAIYAAQEAFEAAGLTDQTGLDYDRIGVMISSTVGGLQEFQEQIIAMNDLGMTAISPDFVSKAFYNMPAANVAISIGAKGSCKSISTACSSSNDAIGQAFREIKRGSHDIILAGGAEAPITEIGVGGFDALTAVSRTQDPNRASIPFDKDRNGFVIGEGAGVLVLESLEHAQARGATILAEVIGYGNNCDAYHVTSPSPGGLGAAKAIRLALNDAQIQPDQVDYVNAHGTSTPANDLAESQAIVSVLGKEVPVSSTKSFTGHLQGATGGVEAIATIQAINHNFVPMTAGTRDLGDDIEANIIIKQGYRTKIKFALSNTFGFGGSNAVLVFKKWEN; from the coding sequence ATGAATAAAAATCGTGTTGTGATTACAGGCTATGGTATCACTTCCGCTATCGGCAATAATCCTCAAGAATTTTGGACTAGTCTAGAAAGTGGCAAAATTGGTATTGGGCCAATCACCCGTTTTGATACCAGTTCCAGTCAGGTTGTTAATGCCGGTCAGGTTCAGAATTTCCCTTTTGATAAGTATTTCGGCCAAGAGGACTTAGACAAGAAAGATTTGAGCGGTCTGTATGCAATCTATGCTGCACAAGAGGCGTTTGAAGCAGCTGGACTGACTGATCAGACTGGGCTTGATTATGATAGAATTGGCGTCATGATATCATCAACAGTTGGAGGCCTGCAGGAATTTCAGGAACAGATTATCGCCATGAATGATTTAGGGATGACAGCAATCAGTCCAGATTTTGTTTCCAAGGCCTTCTATAATATGCCCGCAGCCAATGTTGCTATCAGTATTGGGGCTAAAGGCAGCTGCAAATCCATTTCTACCGCTTGCTCCTCATCCAACGATGCGATAGGACAAGCTTTTCGTGAAATCAAACGAGGTAGTCATGATATCATTCTTGCAGGCGGTGCTGAAGCTCCAATTACTGAAATCGGTGTCGGCGGTTTCGATGCCCTGACCGCAGTTTCTAGAACGCAGGATCCCAACCGTGCCTCAATTCCTTTCGATAAGGACAGAAATGGTTTTGTCATCGGCGAAGGGGCCGGTGTTTTAGTACTGGAGAGCCTAGAGCACGCTCAGGCTAGAGGAGCCACAATTCTAGCTGAGGTTATCGGTTATGGTAATAACTGTGACGCCTACCACGTGACCAGCCCGTCTCCCGGCGGTCTAGGTGCAGCGAAAGCTATTCGCTTGGCCCTAAATGACGCCCAGATACAGCCAGACCAAGTTGACTATGTCAATGCCCACGGAACGTCAACTCCCGCAAATGATCTCGCTGAAAGTCAGGCTATCGTAAGTGTCTTGGGCAAAGAAGTCCCTGTTTCTTCTACGAAATCTTTTACCGGCCATCTTCAAGGAGCAACAGGGGGAGTTGAGGCGATAGCCACAATCCAAGCGATTAACCACAATTTTGTTCCCATGACAGCAGGAACTCGGGATCTAGGTGATGATATTGAGGCCAATATCATTATCAAGCAAGGCTACAGGACCAAAATCAAGTTCGCCCTCTCCAACACCTTTGGTTTTGGGGGATCCAATGCTGTTCTGGTCTTTAAAAAATGGGAAAATTAA
- a CDS encoding ketose-bisphosphate aldolase, protein MLINMEQMLAIAQENKFAVGAYNISNLELARIVIEQCEADNAPAIIEVHPTEVFYCKDDFFAYILQRIKNSQIPFVLHLDHGDNLDSVARAIHNGFSSVMIDGSLLSWDENVDITRKTVEMCHRVGVSVEGELGTIGQTGRAVEDGLKNGIYTKPDDAKQFVEETGVDTLAVGIGTAHGIYPKNVTPEIRIDILKDIVSQVEVPLVLHGGSSNPDGQIAEAVKNGISKVNISSDFKHAFFNKVREVLANDEGWDPNNLFPVCIEEGKKVVHHKNQLFDALGKAPLYKKLSPWRAEFL, encoded by the coding sequence ATGTTAATCAATATGGAACAAATGTTAGCTATTGCTCAGGAAAATAAATTTGCTGTTGGGGCCTATAATATTTCAAATTTAGAATTGGCTAGAATTGTGATTGAACAATGTGAGGCAGATAATGCTCCGGCCATTATTGAGGTTCATCCTACGGAAGTCTTTTACTGCAAAGATGATTTCTTTGCCTACATTCTGCAACGGATTAAAAACAGTCAAATTCCCTTTGTTCTTCACCTAGATCATGGTGATAATTTAGATAGCGTTGCAAGGGCAATTCATAATGGCTTTAGCTCAGTGATGATAGATGGTTCTCTCTTATCTTGGGATGAGAATGTTGATATCACAAGAAAAACTGTTGAGATGTGTCATAGAGTGGGCGTTAGTGTTGAAGGAGAACTGGGGACCATCGGTCAGACAGGACGCGCAGTTGAAGATGGCCTAAAGAATGGTATTTATACTAAGCCGGATGATGCCAAGCAATTTGTTGAAGAAACAGGTGTCGATACGCTAGCCGTCGGAATTGGTACGGCTCATGGTATTTATCCTAAAAATGTCACCCCTGAAATTCGGATTGATATTTTAAAGGATATTGTTAGTCAGGTCGAGGTCCCCTTAGTACTGCATGGCGGTTCATCAAACCCTGATGGACAAATTGCAGAAGCTGTTAAAAATGGTATTTCCAAGGTTAATATTTCCTCTGATTTCAAACATGCCTTTTTTAACAAAGTCAGAGAAGTCTTAGCTAATGATGAAGGCTGGGATCCCAACAATTTATTCCCGGTTTGCATTGAAGAAGGCAAGAAAGTAGTTCACCATAAGAATCAATTATTCGACGCCCTTGGTAAAGCGCCACTCTATAAGAAACTGTCACCTTGGAGAGCAGAATTTTTGTAA
- a CDS encoding PTS fructose transporter subunit IIC: protein MKKVGQEIKRHLMTAISYMLPLVVASGLLIAIGNLMGGQNVDSLKSMSIPDAMTTLGVFGMGLLPSFIGGYISYSIADRPGIAPGFLMGQIASFLGAGFLGGIIGGFISGYIALLVKRYLKVPNWAQALMPMMIIPTLSAIIGGLIMFFVLGAPLTVATAALTGFIKGLDQSQKALYGFIIGFIGCLDYGGAISKVPNLICDGLLLDGITGPEGIKVLAAMVPPIGVTFAYLLSRIVKKPIYSKQEINAIKVAFPMGLCMISEGVIPIAMNDLIRTVIATSLGCGVTGAISYAFDNGSPVPSGGVFVIPAMSRPLVAILALLIGSCVTAVLLVILKKARAEDEEDLDLDDSEEEVDLSGLTFE from the coding sequence ATGAAGAAAGTTGGTCAAGAAATAAAGCGCCACTTGATGACGGCCATATCCTATATGCTTCCATTGGTTGTCGCTTCGGGACTTTTAATTGCCATCGGAAATTTGATGGGAGGTCAGAATGTTGATAGTTTAAAATCCATGTCTATTCCTGATGCGATGACAACATTGGGGGTATTTGGGATGGGTCTCTTGCCATCCTTTATTGGTGGGTATATCTCCTATTCCATCGCAGACAGGCCTGGTATTGCACCTGGATTTTTAATGGGTCAGATTGCATCTTTTTTAGGCGCTGGTTTCCTAGGAGGAATCATCGGTGGCTTTATTTCGGGTTACATTGCACTCTTAGTCAAGAGGTATTTGAAAGTACCGAATTGGGCTCAAGCACTCATGCCTATGATGATCATTCCAACCCTATCCGCTATTATCGGTGGTCTGATTATGTTTTTTGTACTTGGAGCTCCTCTGACAGTCGCAACGGCTGCTTTAACAGGATTTATTAAGGGATTAGATCAGTCTCAGAAAGCGCTGTACGGTTTTATTATCGGTTTTATCGGCTGTCTTGATTACGGTGGTGCCATTTCGAAGGTTCCAAATCTTATCTGTGATGGCTTGTTACTAGATGGGATTACAGGTCCTGAAGGAATTAAGGTACTGGCTGCCATGGTACCCCCGATTGGTGTCACTTTCGCTTACCTCTTATCCAGAATTGTCAAAAAACCAATTTATTCCAAACAAGAAATCAATGCCATTAAGGTAGCCTTCCCAATGGGATTGTGCATGATTTCAGAAGGCGTCATTCCTATTGCGATGAATGATTTAATTCGTACAGTTATTGCGACCTCTTTAGGCTGTGGTGTCACGGGAGCCATTAGTTACGCTTTTGATAATGGTAGCCCTGTTCCATCAGGAGGTGTATTTGTTATTCCTGCCATGTCGAGACCTCTAGTAGCCATCCTTGCTCTCTTAATCGGTTCCTGCGTGACAGCAGTGCTCTTAGTTATTTTAAAGAAAGCTAGAGCTGAAGATGAAGAAGATCTTGATTTGGATGACAGCGAGGAAGAAGTTGATTTGTCGGGATTGACCTTTGAGTAA
- a CDS encoding PTS fructose transporter subunit IIB, with protein sequence MKIVAVAACTSGIAHTYIAKQKLIRAAESLGHTIHVETQGTIGVEDELSTEDIKNADVAILAVDIQTTGNDRFKGLPTIKVPTSVVVKAPKQLLEEVEAKLQAKK encoded by the coding sequence ATGAAAATTGTAGCTGTAGCTGCTTGCACATCAGGGATTGCCCATACCTATATTGCTAAGCAAAAACTTATTCGTGCTGCTGAATCTTTAGGGCATACAATCCATGTTGAAACGCAAGGAACAATCGGTGTGGAAGATGAACTGAGCACTGAAGATATTAAAAATGCCGATGTCGCTATCTTAGCTGTTGATATCCAAACAACAGGTAATGATCGTTTTAAAGGCCTGCCAACCATTAAAGTACCTACCTCTGTTGTTGTTAAGGCTCCAAAACAATTGTTGGAAGAGGTAGAAGCAAAATTGCAAGCTAAAAAATAA
- a CDS encoding PTS sugar transporter subunit IIA — translation MSSNKIDMDISTIVTPDLISLDLKSRTKLGVIEELTDLLYKHQDVSDKQAFIRDVLFRETEGLTGIGQGVAIPHGKSPAVSHTTIAIGLSKFPIEWESLDSEPVTAVILFAVRDRDSNTLHLKLLQKVAMLLADDGFIDRLHKVSSKEELIELLK, via the coding sequence ATGAGCTCTAATAAAATAGATATGGATATATCAACAATAGTGACTCCCGACTTAATTTCACTTGATTTAAAATCAAGAACAAAGTTAGGGGTTATTGAGGAACTGACTGATTTATTGTATAAGCATCAGGATGTTAGTGATAAGCAGGCTTTTATCAGAGATGTCCTTTTTCGAGAGACAGAAGGGCTAACTGGAATCGGTCAAGGTGTCGCCATTCCACACGGGAAATCTCCTGCCGTTAGCCATACAACGATTGCCATCGGTTTATCAAAATTTCCCATTGAATGGGAGAGCCTTGATAGTGAGCCCGTGACAGCAGTCATCCTTTTTGCAGTAAGGGACAGGGATTCAAATACGCTTCACTTAAAATTGCTGCAAAAGGTTGCAATGTTACTGGCTGACGATGGCTTTATTGATAGGCTTCATAAGGTCTCATCGAAAGAAGAACTCATTGAGCTCTTGAAATAA